Proteins encoded together in one Terriglobia bacterium window:
- a CDS encoding cytochrome c, producing MWVFRPLVFIVVALALTACSVSPPGRAETAVMTTLKRRVTVGGAKEKNPLPPTPENVVRGRQVFSSYCAACHGLDGQATGVPFAAAMSPPVPDLNSPPVQAYTDGQLKWVIAHGLSPSGMPAAHGILRDEEMWAIVSFLRHLPVKGSLGEPAMYGGELPQPKNP from the coding sequence ATGTGGGTGTTTCGGCCTCTGGTCTTCATCGTTGTCGCACTCGCGCTCACCGCCTGCAGCGTCAGCCCGCCGGGACGCGCCGAAACGGCGGTCATGACCACGCTCAAGCGCCGCGTCACCGTCGGCGGCGCCAAAGAAAAGAATCCGTTGCCACCGACTCCGGAGAACGTGGTGCGTGGCCGCCAGGTGTTTTCCTCCTATTGCGCTGCCTGCCACGGCCTCGACGGGCAGGCCACCGGCGTGCCCTTCGCCGCCGCCATGTCGCCACCCGTCCCGGATCTGAATTCCCCCCCGGTGCAGGCATACACTGACGGGCAGCTCAAGTGGGTAATCGCCCATGGGCTCAGCCCGTCGGGTATGCCCGCGGCGCACGGCATTTTGCGTGACGAGGAGATGTGGGCCATCGTCAGCTTCCTGCGTCACCTGCCCGTCAAGGGCAGCCTCGGCGAACCCGCCATGTACGGTGGCGAACTCCCACAACCTAAGAATCCCTGA
- a CDS encoding anti-sigma factor, with protein sequence MNCEGWKEKLDAYADGELPPETTRSMAEHLSGCPACTAEMVQIVQQKRVTASAGKRYSAPPELRARIRQQIAAKPARGGWQWALGLALAAVAVIGLGLAIMLPSRTAARNQLIAGVVDRHITALASASPVDVVSSDRHTVKPWFAGKLPFTFNLPELAGSPFTLDGGRMVYLDSRPGAHLIYGVRKHRLSVFILQEGGDFSRLLPTAAEPWRSLSFNVTSWSAGGLRYFVVSDAAPEDVSALAALLKQANS encoded by the coding sequence ATGAACTGCGAAGGATGGAAAGAAAAACTCGATGCGTACGCCGACGGGGAACTCCCGCCGGAGACGACGCGCTCCATGGCCGAACATCTGTCGGGCTGTCCGGCGTGCACGGCGGAGATGGTGCAGATCGTGCAGCAAAAGCGGGTGACGGCGTCGGCGGGCAAGCGTTACAGCGCGCCTCCGGAATTGCGCGCACGCATCCGGCAGCAGATCGCGGCCAAGCCGGCGCGCGGCGGATGGCAATGGGCGCTGGGGCTCGCGCTGGCCGCTGTGGCCGTCATTGGGCTAGGACTGGCGATCATGCTGCCGTCACGCACGGCAGCGCGCAACCAGTTGATCGCCGGCGTGGTGGACCGCCACATCACCGCGCTGGCCAGCGCCTCGCCGGTGGACGTGGTCTCCAGTGACCGGCACACGGTCAAGCCGTGGTTCGCGGGCAAGCTGCCCTTCACCTTCAACCTGCCGGAACTCGCGGGTTCGCCGTTCACGCTGGACGGAGGGCGGATGGTTTATCTGGACAGCCGGCCGGGCGCGCATCTCATTTATGGCGTCCGCAAGCACCGGCTGTCGGTATTCATCCTGCAGGAGGGCGGGGACTTCTCGCGACTGCTGCCGACAGCGGCGGAACCGTGGCGCTCGCTGTCTTTTAATGTGACCAGTTGGAGCGCCGGCGGGCTGAGGTACTTCGTCGTAAGCGACGCAGCACCGGAGGACGTGAGCGCGCTGGCGGCGTTGCTGAAGCAGGCGAACAGCTAG
- the lptF gene encoding LPS export ABC transporter permease LptF, whose protein sequence is MRILTRYILGEVLSHALIAAAVFTFVIFLRDLERILELVVRNSAPLPSVAEIFFFTLPGALTVTVPMAVLVGILIGLSRLAADSEVTAMRASGIGPATFVRILAIFVIIAWVLALANNLFVAPRSAAAFARLQNKLKSSQVSFEIQPRVFYEDFKNLVLYVQDASSAQRTALWKEVFVADITNPSAPRITLAQSGVAVSEGQDKFRLHLENGSQHETAPRQPEQYAISTFAETDMTLSLPVVQRQAGAVAPAAEMSTSELLERVRDNGPQSRAYAIEFHRRLALPTACIVLALVGIPLGLSAKKGGKSAGFVLTIGLVFLYYFLSLAGLSMARQGKMSVALGLWLGTIVFLVGGLFLLWRSERMPLNIVSLRAWSSELLGKVKVTVPVSAHGEGGAFERAASRKRMFSARFPLIIDDYILRDFFLYLGMILGTFLVLLLVFTFFELLGDIVRNRVPLIMVGQYLINVTPYFIYNTTHISVLLAVLVTFGPMQKANEITAMKATGISIYRAILPVMVIAAILSTGLFFFDQFYLPHANKRQDALRNQIKGKPAQTFLRPDRKWIFGQHSDIYYYEFFDADGNRFGSISVFEFEPKTFELTKRIYATRAHWSDTLQKWVFEQGWTRSFRGSAIQSYQPFDVETFAELGEPPSYFKKEVKQSSEMNYEELNNYIHDLRQSGFDVVKLRVQLQKKFAFPITTFVMAVLAVPFALSAGRRGALAGVAIAVGIAVVYFIVSGLFEAMGNTNQLPAALAAWSPDLLFALAGGYMILKVPT, encoded by the coding sequence ATGCGCATCCTGACCCGCTACATTCTGGGCGAGGTACTCTCGCACGCGCTGATCGCGGCGGCGGTGTTCACCTTCGTCATCTTTCTGCGGGACCTTGAGCGCATCCTCGAACTGGTGGTGCGCAACAGCGCGCCGCTGCCCAGCGTCGCCGAAATTTTCTTTTTCACTTTGCCGGGCGCGCTCACCGTCACCGTCCCCATGGCAGTGCTGGTCGGAATCCTGATCGGCCTGAGCCGGCTGGCCGCCGACAGCGAAGTCACCGCCATGCGCGCCAGCGGCATCGGCCCGGCAACGTTTGTCCGCATTCTTGCCATTTTCGTAATCATCGCCTGGGTGCTGGCGCTGGCCAACAACCTGTTTGTCGCGCCGCGCTCGGCGGCCGCGTTCGCACGCCTGCAAAACAAGCTGAAGAGCAGCCAGGTGTCATTTGAAATCCAGCCGCGCGTCTTCTACGAGGACTTCAAGAACCTTGTCCTCTACGTCCAGGACGCCAGCAGCGCTCAGCGCACGGCGCTGTGGAAAGAGGTGTTCGTCGCCGACATTACCAACCCGTCGGCGCCCAGGATCACCTTGGCGCAGTCGGGCGTGGCGGTCAGCGAGGGACAGGACAAGTTTCGCCTGCACCTGGAGAACGGCTCGCAGCACGAAACAGCGCCCCGCCAGCCGGAACAGTACGCCATCTCCACCTTCGCCGAAACCGACATGACCCTTTCGCTTCCCGTAGTGCAGCGGCAGGCCGGCGCGGTCGCTCCCGCGGCCGAGATGAGCACCAGCGAACTGCTGGAGCGCGTCCGCGACAACGGGCCGCAGAGCCGCGCCTACGCCATCGAGTTCCATCGCCGCCTGGCGCTGCCCACCGCCTGCATCGTGCTCGCGCTGGTGGGAATTCCGCTGGGGCTTTCCGCGAAAAAGGGCGGCAAGAGCGCCGGCTTCGTGCTCACCATCGGGCTGGTATTTCTGTATTACTTCCTCTCCCTGGCAGGACTGTCCATGGCGCGCCAGGGCAAGATGTCGGTCGCACTCGGCCTCTGGCTGGGCACCATCGTCTTCCTGGTCGGCGGGCTGTTTCTGTTGTGGCGCTCCGAGCGTATGCCGCTCAACATCGTTTCCCTGCGCGCCTGGTCGTCCGAGCTGCTTGGCAAAGTGAAGGTGACGGTTCCGGTGTCCGCGCACGGCGAGGGTGGAGCGTTCGAGCGCGCCGCCAGCCGCAAGCGCATGTTCAGCGCGCGCTTCCCGCTCATCATTGACGACTACATCCTGCGCGACTTCTTTCTCTATCTCGGGATGATCCTCGGCACCTTCCTGGTGCTGCTGCTGGTATTCACCTTTTTCGAGCTGCTGGGCGACATCGTGCGCAACCGCGTTCCGCTAATCATGGTCGGGCAGTACCTGATCAACGTTACGCCCTACTTCATCTACAACACTACCCACATCAGCGTGCTGCTGGCGGTGCTGGTCACCTTCGGACCGATGCAGAAGGCCAACGAGATCACTGCGATGAAGGCCACCGGCATTAGCATCTATCGCGCGATCCTGCCGGTGATGGTGATCGCCGCCATCCTCTCCACCGGGCTGTTTTTCTTCGACCAGTTCTACCTGCCCCACGCCAACAAGCGGCAGGACGCCCTGCGCAACCAGATCAAGGGCAAGCCGGCGCAGACCTTCCTGCGCCCCGACCGCAAATGGATCTTCGGCCAGCACTCCGACATTTATTACTACGAGTTCTTTGATGCCGACGGGAACCGCTTCGGCAGCATCTCGGTGTTTGAGTTCGAGCCCAAGACCTTTGAACTGACCAAGCGCATCTACGCCACCCGCGCGCACTGGTCGGATACGCTGCAGAAGTGGGTCTTCGAGCAGGGCTGGACGCGCTCCTTCCGCGGCTCCGCCATCCAGAGCTACCAGCCTTTTGACGTCGAAACGTTTGCCGAGCTCGGCGAACCGCCCTCGTACTTCAAGAAGGAAGTGAAACAGTCGTCGGAGATGAATTACGAGGAGCTGAACAACTACATCCACGACCTGCGGCAGAGCGGCTTCGATGTGGTCAAGCTGCGTGTCCAGTTGCAAAAGAAGTTCGCGTTCCCGATCACCACCTTTGTCATGGCGGTGTTGGCGGTGCCGTTTGCGCTCTCCGCCGGACGCCGCGGCGCGCTGGCCGGAGTGGCCATCGCGGTCGGAATCGCCGTGGTCTATTTCATTGTTTCCGGCTTGTTTGAGGCGATGGGCAACACCAATCAGCTTCCCGCGGCGCTGGCCGCGTGGTCGCCGGACCTGCTGTTCGCGCTGGCGGGCGGCTACATGATCCTGAAAGTTCCCACCTAG
- a CDS encoding sigma-70 family RNA polymerase sigma factor, which translates to MPDAGKNAEFEALALPLFDSLYNFAHWLAQDRQDAEDLVQETYAKALKGFGSFRPGTNFRAWMFKILRNTFLTSRAGLSYANSMPLEPGDEERLPPATSHTPETLVITQDLGEALQQAIEALPVPFREVLLLADVEEMSYRDISETLSIPIGTVMSRLARARKAARQKLIEFGYEQKKGTASRR; encoded by the coding sequence TTGCCGGACGCCGGAAAAAATGCGGAGTTCGAAGCGCTGGCCCTGCCCTTGTTCGATTCGCTCTATAACTTCGCGCACTGGCTGGCGCAGGACCGTCAGGACGCCGAGGACCTGGTGCAGGAAACCTATGCCAAAGCGCTGAAGGGCTTCGGCTCGTTCCGGCCGGGCACGAATTTCCGCGCCTGGATGTTCAAAATCCTGCGCAACACGTTCCTGACCTCGCGCGCCGGGTTGAGCTATGCGAACTCAATGCCGCTGGAGCCCGGCGACGAGGAACGTTTGCCGCCGGCGACCTCGCACACGCCGGAGACGCTGGTGATCACGCAGGACCTCGGCGAGGCGCTGCAGCAGGCGATCGAGGCCCTACCGGTGCCGTTCCGCGAGGTGCTGTTGCTGGCCGACGTGGAGGAAATGTCGTACCGCGACATTTCAGAAACGCTGTCGATCCCGATCGGGACGGTGATGTCGAGGCTGGCGCGGGCGCGCAAGGCGGCGCGGCAGAAGCTGATCGAGTTCGGATACGAACAGAAGAAGGGAACGGCGTCGCGGCGATAG
- the eno gene encoding phosphopyruvate hydratase, protein MTNIAEIHGRQVLDSRGNPTVEAEVWLSGGAVGRGIVPSGASTGEHEAVELRDGDASAYVGASVLKAVENVNTDIADALANMDAAEQQAIDNKMIELDGTENKGHLGANAILAVSMACARAAAEAFKLPLYRYLGGLNANLLPCPMMNILNGGAHADNNVDFQEFMVMPVGAETFGEALRWGVETFHALRGVLKKRGYNTSVGDEGGFAPSLKSNVEAIEVVLEAITQAGYRAGEDIAIALDPASSEFYQDGKYVFKKSDQSVKSSDDMVRYWAKWVRDYPIVSLEDGLAEDDWEGWAALTKEIGDRIQLVGDDIFVTNPERLERGIDLGVANSILIKVNQIGTVSETLDAIDLARRNGYTYVISHRSGETEDTFIADLAVATAAGQIKTGSASRTDRVSKYNQLLRIEEELGDGARFLGLEALNYHGELADEAGA, encoded by the coding sequence ATGACCAACATCGCTGAAATTCACGGTCGCCAGGTGCTGGACTCACGCGGCAATCCCACGGTGGAAGCCGAGGTGTGGCTGTCCGGCGGCGCCGTCGGACGCGGCATCGTTCCCAGCGGCGCCTCCACCGGCGAGCACGAGGCAGTCGAACTGCGTGACGGCGACGCCAGCGCCTATGTGGGTGCGAGTGTGCTCAAGGCAGTGGAGAACGTGAACACAGATATCGCTGACGCGCTCGCCAATATGGATGCCGCCGAGCAGCAGGCGATCGACAACAAGATGATCGAACTCGACGGCACCGAGAACAAGGGACACCTGGGCGCCAACGCCATCCTTGCCGTCTCCATGGCCTGCGCGCGCGCCGCCGCCGAAGCCTTCAAACTGCCGCTCTATCGCTATCTCGGAGGGCTCAACGCCAATCTGCTGCCGTGCCCGATGATGAACATCCTCAACGGCGGCGCGCATGCCGACAACAACGTGGACTTTCAGGAATTCATGGTCATGCCAGTCGGCGCGGAGACGTTTGGGGAAGCGCTGCGCTGGGGCGTCGAGACCTTCCACGCGCTCCGGGGCGTGCTCAAGAAGCGCGGCTACAACACTTCCGTGGGCGACGAGGGTGGCTTCGCGCCCTCGCTGAAATCAAACGTCGAGGCCATCGAGGTGGTGTTGGAGGCGATTACACAGGCGGGCTACCGCGCCGGGGAGGACATCGCCATCGCGCTGGATCCCGCCAGCAGCGAGTTTTACCAGGACGGCAAGTACGTGTTTAAGAAATCGGATCAGTCGGTAAAAAGCTCCGACGACATGGTGCGCTACTGGGCAAAGTGGGTGCGCGATTACCCCATCGTTTCCCTGGAAGACGGACTCGCCGAGGACGACTGGGAAGGATGGGCGGCGTTGACCAAAGAAATTGGCGATCGAATCCAACTTGTGGGCGACGACATTTTTGTCACCAATCCGGAGCGGCTGGAGCGCGGCATTGACCTCGGCGTCGCCAATTCCATTCTGATCAAGGTGAACCAGATTGGCACGGTGAGCGAAACGCTCGACGCCATAGATCTGGCGCGGCGCAACGGCTACACCTATGTCATCTCGCACCGGTCGGGGGAGACCGAGGACACGTTTATCGCCGACCTGGCGGTCGCCACCGCCGCGGGCCAGATCAAGACCGGCTCCGCTTCGCGCACCGACCGCGTCTCCAAGTACAACCAGTTGCTGCGCATCGAAGAAGAACTCGGCGACGGCGCCCGCTTCCTGGGGCTGGAAGCGCTGAACTACCACGGCGAGTTGGCGGACGAAGCGGGAGCCTAA
- a CDS encoding cupredoxin domain-containing protein, translating to MRSNYRRIVLASLVVLAVAALSPHRTRAQQPRVINITAKRFEFNPNQITLKKGEPVKLLLTSADVTHGFFLKPLKIDEIIEPGKTTEVNLTPQTAGTYLLICDHFCGVNHASMNMKVVVE from the coding sequence ATGCGTTCCAACTACCGCCGAATCGTGCTCGCCTCGCTGGTCGTGCTCGCCGTCGCGGCCTTGTCACCGCATCGCACGCGCGCGCAGCAGCCGCGGGTCATCAACATCACCGCCAAGCGTTTCGAATTCAACCCCAACCAGATCACGCTCAAGAAAGGCGAACCGGTCAAGCTGCTGCTGACCTCCGCCGACGTCACCCACGGCTTCTTTCTCAAGCCGCTGAAGATTGACGAGATTATTGAGCCCGGCAAGACCACCGAGGTCAACCTGACGCCGCAGACCGCGGGCACGTACCTGCTGATTTGCGATCACTTTTGCGGCGTGAACCACGCGTCGATGAACATGAAGGTCGTTGTGGAGTGA
- a CDS encoding redoxin domain-containing protein — protein MAQVEPSKEELTALGTSLVYVAAQKRGGMFHPEKYFAEHPISFPFLLDEDRRVTKAYGVYHAIGLDALRIAHPATFVVERGGTLRMIYVGMGQSDRMPVQAILEVLRAIPKEAK, from the coding sequence ATGGCTCAGGTTGAGCCAAGCAAGGAAGAATTGACGGCGCTGGGAACCTCGCTGGTGTACGTCGCGGCCCAGAAGCGCGGTGGGATGTTCCATCCCGAAAAATATTTCGCTGAGCATCCGATCTCATTTCCATTCCTGCTCGACGAAGATCGGCGCGTCACCAAGGCGTACGGCGTTTACCACGCCATCGGGTTGGACGCGCTCCGTATCGCGCACCCGGCGACGTTCGTGGTGGAGCGCGGCGGAACACTTCGCATGATTTATGTCGGCATGGGCCAGAGCGACCGCATGCCGGTACAGGCAATTCTGGAAGTGCTTCGGGCCATCCCGAAGGAGGCGAAATGA
- a CDS encoding DUF2934 domain-containing protein, which produces MYDFRPSPKPKPTTFASPKSTPPKKTSIPATVPSPNRIRERAYELFESRGREHGQAEQDWLRAEQEMRAHQR; this is translated from the coding sequence GTGTACGATTTCAGGCCATCACCAAAACCGAAGCCGACAACATTTGCTAGTCCGAAAAGCACTCCTCCAAAAAAGACATCTATACCCGCCACGGTCCCATCGCCCAATCGGATCAGAGAGCGCGCTTATGAGCTGTTTGAAAGCCGCGGTCGTGAGCATGGCCAGGCCGAGCAGGACTGGCTCAGAGCCGAGCAGGAAATGCGCGCTCATCAGCGTTAG
- a CDS encoding metallophosphoesterase produces the protein MKDLERRSFLKISGAAIGIGVLYQVAPLASAEAAEAFRLLGRHSGEAVTPFSFVQLSDAHVGFNGPPDPLGTKAFERAVETVNALPQQPDLVLFTGDLTHDSEDKDVHSKRMQTFREIAGRLHTKKLMCVPGEHDAGLDGGALFRDVFGPTHYSFDHRGVHFIALDNVSRAKPEVGSEQIAWLKSDLARFSKSTPIVLFTHRPLFDLKPEWEWFTSDGDDVMNVLQAYDNVTVLYGHIHRDDEHVEGHVHNYAARSLIFAFPEPTAPVKKPYPFDKDQPFKHLGIRVVSAAPQRPIAVQDVELTLREYSGLNGIQQILKSPKL, from the coding sequence ATGAAAGACCTCGAACGCCGTTCGTTCCTGAAAATTTCCGGCGCCGCCATCGGCATTGGCGTCCTCTACCAGGTGGCGCCGCTGGCCTCCGCCGAAGCCGCCGAGGCCTTCCGCTTGCTTGGACGCCACAGCGGCGAAGCGGTTACACCTTTTTCCTTCGTGCAACTCAGCGACGCGCACGTCGGCTTCAACGGCCCGCCCGACCCGCTGGGCACCAAGGCGTTCGAACGCGCGGTCGAGACGGTCAACGCCCTGCCGCAGCAGCCTGACCTGGTGCTCTTCACCGGCGATCTGACCCACGACAGCGAGGACAAAGACGTCCACTCCAAGCGCATGCAGACCTTCCGCGAGATCGCCGGCCGCCTGCATACGAAAAAACTGATGTGCGTGCCCGGCGAGCACGATGCCGGACTCGACGGCGGCGCCCTGTTCCGCGACGTCTTCGGCCCGACCCACTATTCCTTCGACCATCGCGGCGTGCATTTTATCGCCCTCGACAACGTCTCGCGCGCCAAGCCCGAGGTCGGTTCGGAGCAAATCGCCTGGCTGAAGAGCGACCTGGCGCGGTTCTCCAAGTCCACGCCCATCGTGCTCTTCACGCATCGGCCGCTCTTCGATCTCAAGCCGGAGTGGGAGTGGTTCACCAGCGACGGCGATGATGTCATGAACGTCCTGCAGGCCTACGACAACGTCACCGTGCTCTACGGCCACATTCACCGCGACGACGAACACGTCGAAGGTCACGTTCACAACTACGCCGCGCGCTCCCTCATCTTCGCTTTCCCCGAGCCCACCGCGCCGGTCAAAAAGCCGTACCCGTTCGACAAGGACCAGCCGTTTAAGCATCTCGGCATCCGTGTGGTCAGTGCCGCGCCCCAACGCCCCATCGCGGTGCAGGACGTCGAGCTCACGCTGCGCGAGTACTCGGGGCTGAACGGGATCCAGCAGATTTTGAAATCGCCCAAGCTATAG
- a CDS encoding glycoside hydrolase: MPTLRVAILWHMHQPFYKDLVTGEYRLPWVRMHGLKDYYGMVKLLDEFPHVHQTFNLVPSLITQIEDYVAGSAHDPFLNVATKPAEELSPEERRFALDYLFFANPLHMIGRYPRYRELWDMFRGAGQDSLRAQRLLQMQDFTDLQVVSQLAWFDEFFLEQPEVAALVKKERKYSRQDQELVTAKQREIMAAVLPAHAAASKRGLIEMSTSPFYHPILPLVCDTGQGAVSHPGLPLPQSAYRHPEDAREQLVRGLDLHQRVFGKRPRGVWPSEGSVSEQVLEIASQAGIRWMATDEGVLGRTLGYNFARDGFGQLGPGGAERLYAPYLYEKGATRMNLVFRDHTLSDLIGFVYSGMNAQDAANHFIGSIKRAAEPVLRQGRDALVPIILDGENAWEYYPRSGREFLRRVYDALQRDPWLEAVTVSEAIERHRHAPKIGSLVPGSWISANFDVWIGAPEDNKAWDYLAAARTFYAQAAPAAPAEKRQLAFEEILIAEGSDWNWWYGPEHHSANDRDFDELYRKHLSNVYQTLGAAPPVYLAQPIAGGVARPTFAPQTAYIHPRVRADFTRYFDWIGAAMYTADRRAGAMHGKVFLLDAIYAGIDEDFLYGRLDFIGGIPQEDFELIATCDRAGPEQPAAAAAPGGARQMVTDNAPASVRLELKIKNRAIASWRLRAADSETEIAGSGVPDNNTVRVTMYKNFEFQIPLALLGARVGQTLRLRYSLWRDRLPVDALPVEGTMDLAVISEDEMSAGAMNYSAFS, translated from the coding sequence ATGCCCACTCTGCGCGTCGCAATTCTCTGGCACATGCACCAGCCCTTCTACAAGGACCTAGTGACGGGAGAGTACCGCCTGCCATGGGTGCGGATGCACGGGCTCAAGGATTACTACGGCATGGTCAAGCTGCTGGACGAATTCCCCCATGTCCACCAGACCTTCAACCTGGTGCCCTCGCTGATCACGCAGATCGAGGACTACGTCGCCGGCAGCGCGCACGATCCTTTTCTCAACGTCGCCACCAAGCCTGCGGAAGAGCTCTCGCCGGAGGAGCGGCGCTTTGCGCTCGACTACCTTTTCTTTGCCAATCCCTTGCACATGATCGGGCGGTATCCGCGATATCGCGAGTTGTGGGATATGTTCCGCGGCGCCGGTCAGGATTCGCTGCGCGCGCAGCGCCTTCTCCAGATGCAGGACTTCACCGATCTCCAGGTGGTTTCGCAGCTAGCCTGGTTCGACGAATTCTTTCTGGAGCAGCCGGAGGTCGCGGCGCTGGTCAAGAAAGAGCGGAAGTACTCGCGACAGGACCAGGAACTCGTCACCGCCAAGCAGCGCGAGATCATGGCTGCCGTGCTGCCGGCGCACGCGGCGGCGTCCAAGCGCGGCCTGATCGAGATGTCGACCTCGCCGTTTTACCATCCCATCCTGCCGTTGGTATGCGATACCGGCCAGGGCGCGGTCTCGCATCCGGGCCTGCCGCTTCCGCAGAGTGCCTACCGTCATCCCGAGGACGCGCGCGAACAATTGGTACGCGGGCTCGACCTGCACCAGCGCGTGTTCGGCAAGCGTCCGCGCGGAGTGTGGCCGTCGGAGGGCAGCGTGTCGGAACAGGTGCTGGAGATCGCATCCCAGGCCGGCATTCGCTGGATGGCGACCGACGAAGGCGTGCTCGGGCGCACACTGGGCTACAACTTCGCCCGCGACGGGTTTGGTCAGCTCGGGCCTGGCGGTGCGGAGCGCCTCTACGCTCCGTACTTGTACGAGAAGGGTGCGACCCGCATGAACCTTGTCTTCCGCGACCACACGCTGTCGGACCTGATCGGCTTCGTGTACTCGGGGATGAACGCGCAGGACGCCGCCAACCACTTCATCGGCAGCATCAAGCGCGCGGCCGAGCCGGTGCTGCGGCAGGGAAGGGACGCGCTGGTGCCGATCATTCTGGATGGCGAAAACGCGTGGGAATACTACCCGCGCTCAGGCCGCGAATTTCTGCGCCGCGTCTACGACGCGCTGCAACGCGACCCGTGGCTGGAGGCGGTCACCGTCAGCGAGGCCATCGAGCGGCATCGCCACGCGCCCAAGATTGGCTCGCTGGTGCCGGGTTCCTGGATTAGCGCCAATTTCGACGTCTGGATCGGAGCGCCGGAGGACAACAAGGCGTGGGATTACCTGGCGGCGGCGCGCACGTTCTATGCGCAGGCTGCGCCAGCGGCGCCGGCGGAAAAGCGCCAACTCGCGTTCGAGGAAATCCTGATTGCCGAGGGCAGCGACTGGAACTGGTGGTATGGCCCGGAGCACCACTCCGCCAACGACCGCGACTTCGACGAACTCTATCGCAAGCACCTGTCGAACGTTTACCAAACGCTGGGCGCCGCGCCGCCGGTTTACCTGGCGCAGCCGATTGCCGGTGGAGTTGCGCGCCCCACGTTCGCGCCGCAGACAGCGTACATCCATCCGCGCGTGCGCGCCGACTTCACCCGCTACTTCGACTGGATCGGCGCTGCCATGTACACTGCCGACCGCCGAGCCGGCGCCATGCACGGCAAAGTCTTCCTGCTCGACGCCATCTATGCCGGGATCGATGAAGATTTTCTGTACGGCCGGTTGGATTTCATCGGCGGCATTCCGCAGGAAGACTTCGAGCTTATCGCAACCTGCGATCGCGCCGGTCCGGAGCAGCCAGCGGCGGCCGCGGCGCCCGGCGGCGCGCGACAGATGGTTACCGACAACGCTCCAGCATCGGTTCGCCTGGAATTGAAAATCAAGAACCGCGCGATCGCGTCGTGGCGGTTGCGCGCGGCGGATTCGGAAACCGAGATCGCCGGCTCCGGCGTTCCCGACAACAATACGGTGCGCGTGACGATGTACAAGAATTTCGAGTTCCAGATTCCGTTGGCGCTGCTCGGCGCCCGGGTTGGCCAGACTCTGCGCCTGCGCTACAGCCTGTGGCGCGACCGGCTGCCGGTGGATGCCTTGCCGGTGGAAGGCACGATGGACCTGGCCGTGATATCGGAAGACGAGATGTCGGCCGGGGCGATGAATTACAGCGCGTTCAGCTAA